From the Solanum pennellii chromosome 4, SPENNV200 genome, one window contains:
- the LOC107015958 gene encoding uncharacterized protein LOC107015958 codes for MEEKQKVKKVEMARGNWMSYKRTTIVICSINIFVALYVLHSLYTSVYMYPFSDTQKAFKYTPQQIRKMEESIQLRKQLEPVELINVVNFLKNKLSMDEKVQQIPEHIKQKITDEILVTLKSVNANEDATMLRDAVESWRREKLKETTELIHEKTSNSTISLKEARLLARALSDNWAELAEEIGLWIPVQIINTEHDDKPEGEEELDYEVIAGKQLPLQCHAEVHTDYGGDAVRWGLTHHKETAYDCCMACLDQAKQAGPNQKKCNIWVYCPSETGCHSPDIYQHKHQECWLKYAENPKLNFKDRYPESYRNAHPNAPVIVPWMSGVVSV; via the exons ATGGAGGAGAAGCAGAAGGTGAAGAAAGTGGAAATGGCAAGAGGGAACTGGATGTCATATAAGAGAACAACAATTGTTATTTGTTCAATCAATATTTTTGTTGCTCTTTATGTGCTTCATTCTCTATATACTTCTGTATATATGTACCCATTCAGTGATACTCAAAAAG CTTTTAAGTATACCCCACAGCAGATTAGGAAAATGGAAGAGTCAATTCAATTGCGGAAACAACTAGAACCTGTAGAACTTATTAATGTG GTAAATTTCTTAAAGAACAAACTTTCGATGGATGAAAAGGTGCAGCAAATACCGGAACATATTAAACAGAAGATAACAGATGAGATACTAGTAACTTTAAAAAGCGTGAATGCTAATGAAGATGCGACCATGCTACGAG ATGCGGTGGAAAGTTGGCGGagagaaaaattgaaagaaaccACAGAACTTATTCATGAGAAGACATCAAATTCAACTATTTCCCTAAAGGAGGCTA GATTACTTGCACGAGCTTTGAGCGACAACTGGGCTGAACTGGCAGAAGAAATTGGTCTCTGGATACCTGTTCAGATCATCAATACAGAACACGACGACAAACCTGAGGGTGAAGAGGAACTTG ACTACGAAGTCATAGCTGGCAAGCAGCTTCCTCTTCAGTGTCATGCTGAAGTTCATACTGATTATGGTGGCGATGCTGTCAGATGGGGCCTTACACATCACAAAGAAACTGCATACGATTGTTGTATGGCTTGTTTGGATCAAGCTAAGCAAGCTGGACCTAACCAAAAGAAATGTAACATATGGGTTTACTGCCCATCAGAGACAGGATGCCACTCTCCGGATATTTATCAACACAAGCATCAGGAGTGCTGGCTGAAATAT GCAGAGAATCCTAAATTGAATTTTAAGGACCGTTATCCTGAATCATACAGAAACGCTCACCCAAATGCACCAGTAATTGTTCCGTGGATGTCTGGTGTTGTTAGTGTATAA